In Halotia branconii CENA392, the genomic stretch GCCAAGAAGATTTCAAACCCACTTCATAACTCCAGGTTTTTTCTTCTCCAAATCGCAGTTCTGCTTCGCTATTAGCGCGATAGTTTAATCCCCCCGGTCTATAACCTTTGGCAATAGTCACGTATCCCATTAAATTAGGATTGAATTGATATTTCAAACCAAAGCGAGGGATCAATTCATTGTTGCTGATTTCATCTTTAAATTCTGGACGCTGGGGAGTTCGAGTTCCGTCAGCGTTTATAGATTCATAAGTACTATCTGAAGATGCATCACTAGATTCGTAACGCAAACCAGCAAATACAGTTAATGGTTCTATCAGCTGATAATCTACTTGTCCAAATACCGCGTATGTTTGACGATAATCGTCTCCAGTACGTCTAAATCTTCCAAATCCAGGAAAGTCGGTTTGAGCATTGCCAACGTTAAAGTCACGAGATTCGTAGTAACTACCTAACAACCATTGAAAACGCTGAGCTGTTTCTGGAGATTGGAAACGTAATTCTTGCGTCCATAATGTGGAGTCAATACCATCAATAATTTGTATGGCTCCTGTGCTTCCCGGAACAACGTTTTCTTGACGGGTAAAACGACGTGCGGTGATAGATGTGGCTCGGAAACCCTCGCCGTTGTAACCGATTTTTAAAGCTTGGGTATTTGTATCTAGCTTACTATATCCTTCGGTTTGTAAATTAACCTCGAATGGGTCACTAGGATTTAGCTTGTTGTAGGTTGGATTACCGTCATCTGTAAAGCTGTTATAGCTATTAAAAGATACTGTCCAATCCGGTGTAGGTGTCCATAAAAGTTGCGCTCGTGCAGCTAGGCGCGATCGCTCGCCTATTTCATTACCTGTAGCTAGGTTCCTAATAAATCCATCCTGTCCTCTGTAAGCTCCCGCAATTCGCAGTGATAGTTTATCGTCAACCAAAGCATCGTTGAGAGAAAATTGGAATTCGCGGCTGTTAAATCTACCGTAACTTGCACTAAGTCGTGTTTCTGGTTCTGGCGTTGCTTGTCTGGAAGTGATATTGACGACCCCACCAGAACTATTTCGGCCGTATAGCGTACTTTGAGGGCCTCTTAGCACTTCTATTTGTTCTAGATCGACTAAAGCCAAGTCTAAAAAGCCGTTATAGTCAATTGGAATATCATCGATGTAAAAGGCTACGCTATCCTGAGCGGTAAGAAAATTTTGATTGTTCAAACCCCGCAAACTGTAATTACTAAACTCTGTACCACCGGAAGATGTGGGAAGAAAGTTAAAGTTAGGCGTTTGATTGGCAATATCAATCAAAGAATCGATTTGAGCATCTTCTATTTCCTGACGAGGGATTACCGTAACACTAATAGGTACATTCTGTGCATTTTCCGGTCGTTTTTGGGCGGTAACAGTTAGTTCAATATCTGGTTCATTAGGTTTTTGGCTATCGGCTGAAGGTTGAGTTTCAGGTATTGTTGGTGTCACCCCTAAAACTAAACCTTCATCGCTGTCAAATAGTTCTACTTTTGGAGCTTGTGTTGTCCCCATTATAGTAATTTGGATACTATTTGCATCCTGGTTTGCCGCTAATACTTCTGTAATTCCTGCAACTGGCTTTTCTTGACGGAAGGTATTACCACTTGCTAAACGCAGTTGTGCATTGGGAATATTTGCAATAAAGCTATTACCTTCTATTTTAGTTGTGGCTTGTAGCTTGTCAGATACAGATGTTTCTAAAACAACTTCTAACCCACTAGCCGTCTGATTCAACTTTATCCCTGTTACTAGAATAGTAGACTGTTGTTGAGCTAACCATTCCTTCACACTTGTATTAGTCAGTTGAA encodes the following:
- a CDS encoding TonB-dependent siderophore receptor; its protein translation is MRKLYLLGNSGLAIILVIFINQQALAVTKEDRQIFQLSDIQLTNTSVKEWLAQQQSTILVTGIKLNQTASGLEVVLETSVSDKLQATTKIEGNSFIANIPNAQLRLASGNTFRQEKPVAGITEVLAANQDANSIQITIMGTTQAPKVELFDSDEGLVLGVTPTIPETQPSADSQKPNEPDIELTVTAQKRPENAQNVPISVTVIPRQEIEDAQIDSLIDIANQTPNFNFLPTSSGGTEFSNYSLRGLNNQNFLTAQDSVAFYIDDIPIDYNGFLDLALVDLEQIEVLRGPQSTLYGRNSSGGVVNITSRQATPEPETRLSASYGRFNSREFQFSLNDALVDDKLSLRIAGAYRGQDGFIRNLATGNEIGERSRLAARAQLLWTPTPDWTVSFNSYNSFTDDGNPTYNKLNPSDPFEVNLQTEGYSKLDTNTQALKIGYNGEGFRATSITARRFTRQENVVPGSTGAIQIIDGIDSTLWTQELRFQSPETAQRFQWLLGSYYESRDFNVGNAQTDFPGFGRFRRTGDDYRQTYAVFGQVDYQLIEPLTVFAGLRYESSDASSDSTYESINADGTRTPQRPEFKDEISNNELIPRFGLKYQFNPNLMGYVTIAKGYRPGGLNYRANSEAELRFGEEKTWSYEVGLKSSWLDNRLIANLSVFHNDVNNYQVLQYDESGFFGRVNNVDLEATGVELELKAKPAKGFDLTASVGYVDSIYKNYLNSDTGVDLSNNQVPLSPQFTYNLAAQYRSQSGLFARAELRGYGITYFDDANQIKQEPYALVNARIGYEAEKYGIYLYANNLFDTRYITSGYLFPVPDGTAGFGDPVTYGVQVKANF